In Spea bombifrons isolate aSpeBom1 chromosome 12, aSpeBom1.2.pri, whole genome shotgun sequence, the following proteins share a genomic window:
- the LOC128470362 gene encoding galactoside alpha-(1,2)-fucosyltransferase 2-like produces MERMRKRKKITILVMVFFSVFIFSILYRLQAQCSFFMFYPKVRFSIPCLQNNALHTNSKETSESRNSAVTKDCAVTKDMGAWTIHPDGRLGNQMGQYATLYALAKANGRQPYILPEMHNYLAPIFKITLPVLQRNTAGSIAFKEYWIHDWMSEEYNHIDETYLKLTGFPCSWTFYHHLRDEILKEFTIHDHLKNEANQVLQRIKGSKGKVTYIGIHVRRGDYIDIMPNVWKGVIGDRGYLEKAMGYFRKKYKEPVFVVTSNGMNWCKQNIDNSRGDVYFSGDGNESTPGKDFALLASCNHTIMTIGTFGYWASYLVGGETVYLTNFTLPDSEFLKIFHYDAAYLPEWIGIAADLSPLLH; encoded by the coding sequence ATGGAACGAATgaggaaaaggaagaaaataactATCCTGGTGatggtatttttttcagtttttattttttcaatattatacAGGTTGCAGGCTCaatgtagtttttttatgttttacccCAAAGTTCGGTTTTCCATTCCGTGCCTTCAAAACAATGCTCTGCACACAAATAGCAAGGAAACATCAGAATCAAGAAACAGTGCAGTGACTAAAGACTGTGCAGTGACTAAAGACATGGGGGCTTGGACAATCCATCCTGATGGGAGGCTAGGCAATCAGATGGGACAGTATGCAACCTTATATGCCTTGGCCAAGGCAAATGGGCGCCAACCATACATACTTCCAGAAATGCATAACTATTTAGCTCCTATCTTTAAGATCACACTTCCAGTTTTGCAGAGGAACACTGCTGGCAGCATTGCGTTTAAAGAGTACTGGATACATGACTGGATGTCCGAGGAATATAACCATATCGATGAAACCTATCTGAAGCTCACTGGCTTCCCCTGCTCATGGACCTTCTACCATCATCTCCGTGATGAAATACTTAAAGAATTCACTATACATGATCATCTTAAGAATGAGGCCAATCAAGTCTTACAAAGAATTAAAGGCTCAAAGGGAAAAGTGACCTACATTGGAATCCATGTCCGGAGAGGGGATTACATAGATATTATGCCTAATGTGTGGAAAGGTGTGATTGGCGACAGAGGCTACTTGGAGAAAGCCATGGGATATTTCCGTAAAAAGTATAAAGAACCTGTCTTTGTGGTGACCAGCAATGGGATGAATTGGTGCAAACAAAACATTGACAATTCTAGGGGAGATGTTTATTTCTCAGGGGATGGAAATGAGTCAACACCTGGGAAAGATTTTGCCCTCCTGGCCAGCTGTAACCACACAATAATGACTATAGGGACCTTCGGCTATTGGGCCAGTTATCTAGTCGGGGGAGAGACAGTTTACCTCACCAACTTCACCTTACCCGATTCCGAatttttgaaaatttttcattACGATGCTGCTTATCTACCTGAATGGATTGGGATTGCCGCAGATCTTTCCCCCCTCTTACATTAA